In one window of Pagrus major chromosome 12, Pma_NU_1.0 DNA:
- the naa25 gene encoding N-alpha-acetyltransferase 25, NatB auxiliary subunit, which yields MRQHFPQQVNSTMAARGHVQDPNDRRLRPIYDYLDNGNNKMAIQQADKLLKKHKDLHCAKVLKAIGLQRTGKQDEAFSLAQEVATLEPTDDNSLQALTILYREMHRPELVAKLYEAAVKKVPLSEEYHSHLFMAYARVGEYKKMQQAGMALYKIVPKNPYYFWSVMSLVMQAISAQDEKLSQTMFLPLAERMVEKMVKEEKIEAEAEVQLYFMILERLGKCVEALDVIRGPLGEKLTSELQSRENKCMMLYQRLQRWPECNALAHKLLLKNPDDWQFYPSYFDSLFHLIDQSWSPPEEGEHCPEGAVHHTVADVVRFVEDRIKGEDDKDSRALRGPYLARLELIHRLRERGCPEESQLGEPLELMVQFFGKFGDKPCCITDLKIYLHLLSADQHVQFINRLSEAVPLGEQGDDGFAFPDDTKALQRHLCVCQLSRALGLHHALDVEGKLRLIAELKAHYRHGLKFGKNALKTELQFSDMYCLMAAHVYIDLWTDTGDEDMVWQSLGVLQEGLSHSPSNAQFKLLLLLLYCRLGAFEPVVDLYSSLDAKHVQHDTIGFLLTRYAESLGQFAAASQSCNFSLRFFHSNQKDTSEYIIQAYKYGAFEKIPEFIALRNRLNQSLHFAQVRTERMLLDLFLEADIVLSLEESVKAMSLSAEEDDIPWDTMRDNRDLTVFTSWDPKDRELTEEHRRRSLEEESVWLRLRSLTLRLLASLAPLGHSASQQNSEVTNENGVGDKSSILSSLLSQLNQTLQTAAQMAEKRVQYPFLGPPSTRLAPALSSGSCQCQAAALQLSVHIQELETVGLDEPSELQTQICNGFQSLVVQLQEILNKCKGDLLEMKESKLKTQPSLLENLIFFVETVCIVLWMAGHCAKILRPLKTSLQKKKKKKKKDANTAMPAVVCGFQELTGGLQDLLTQALEHIKGQETGLTALKLASLSLDGCPEDEAAFMKAAMDKVQSSYLRSLQEVGDLLKKRAETIKNLKI from the exons ATGCGTCAACATTTCCCCCAGCAGGTAAACTCCACCATGGCGGCGAGAGGCCATGTGCAAGATCCCAACGACAGGAGACTCAGGCCGATCTACG ATTACCTTGATAATGGCAACAATAAAATGGCGATACAGCAGGCGGATAAACTGCTGAAGAAACACAAGGACCTGCACTGTGCCAAG GTCCTGAAGGCGATCGGGCTTCAGAGGACCGGGAAGCAGGATGAAGCTTTTTCTCTGGCGCAGGAAGTGGCCACTCTGGAGCCCACTGACGACAACTCACTACAAGCTCTGACCATCCTGTACAGAGAGATGCATCGTc CGGAGTTGGTGGCGAAGCTGTACGAAGCGGCGGTGAAGAAGGTTCCTCTCAGCGAGGAGTACCACTCGCACCTCTTCATGGCGTACGCTCGCGTGGGGGAGTACAAGAAGATGCAGCAG GCGGGAATGGCCTTGTATAAAATTGTCCCCAAGAACCCGTACTACTTCTGGTCCGTCATGAGTCTGGTGATGCAG GCCATCTCAGCACAGGATGAGAAGCTGTCCCAGACCATGTTCCTGCCTCTGGCCGAGCGCATGGTGGAGAAAAtggtgaaggaggagaagatCGAAGCTGAAGCGGAG gtgcaGCTGTATTTTATGATCCTGGAGCGTTTGGGGAAATGTGTCGAGGCTCTCGATGTGATCAGAGGACCACTGGGGG AGAAGCTGACCAGCGAGCTGCAGAGCCGAGAAAACAAGTGCATGATGCTCTACCAGAGGCTACAGCGCTGGCCCGAGTGCAACGCTCTGGCCCACAAGCTGCTGCTCAAGAA TCCTGACGACTGGCAGTTCTACCCTTCCTACTTCGACTCCCTCTTCCACCTGATCGATCAGTCGTGGAGTCCGCCAGAAGAAGGCGAGCA ctgtccGGAGGGTGCGGTCCATCACACTGTGGCCGACGTGGTGAGGTTCGTGGAAGACAGAATCAAAGGAGAGGACGACAAAGACTCTCGTGCGCTCAGAGGACCTTACTTAGCTCGGCTCGAATTGATCCACAGACTGAGAGAGCGAGGCTGTCCTGAAGAGAGCCAGCTGG GAGAGCCTTTAGAGCTGATGGTGCAGTTCTTTGGGAAGTTTGGGGACAAACCGTGCTGCATCACCGACCTAAAAATATACCTCCACCTGCTCTCTGCTGATCAACACGTTCAG TTCATCAACCGTCTGAGTGAAGCGGTTCCCCTGGGGGAGCAGGGAGACGACGGATTCGCGTTTCCGGACGATACCAAAGCGCTGCAGaggcatttgtgtgtgtgtcagctgagtCGGGCGCTCGGGCTGCATCACGCGCTCGACGTGGAGGGAAAGCTTCGCCTCATCGCCGAGCTCAAAGCTCACTATCGGCACGGACTCAAGTTCG GGAAGAACGCTCTGAAGACGGAGCTGCAGTTCTCTGATATGTATTGTCTCATGGCAGCTCACGTATACATCGACTTGTGGACGGATACCG GGGATGAGGACATGGTGTGGCAGTCGTTGGGCGTCCTGCAGGAGGGTTTGTCTCACAGTCCCTCCAACGCCCAgttcaagctgctgctgctgctcctctacTGTCGCCTGGGAGCCTTTGAGCCTGTAGTGGACCTTTACTCCAGCCTGGACGCCAAGCACGTACAGCACGACACCATCGG GTTTCTGTTAACACGTTACGCAGAGTCGTTGGGTCAGTTCGCCGCAGCCTCCCAGTCCTGTAACTTCTCCCTCAGGTTTTTCCACTCGAACCAGAAAGAT ACCTCAGAGTATATCATCCAGGCGTACAAGTACGGAGCGTTTGAGAAAATCCCAGAGTTCATTGCTCTCAGGAACAGGTTGAACCAATCACTGCACTTTGCTCAGGTCCGTACTGAGAGGATGCTGCTCGATCTGTTCCTGGAGGCCGACAT cgTGTTGAGTCTGGAGGAGAGTGTGAAGGCCATGTCTTTGTCTGCAGAGGAGGACGACATCCCCTGGGACACTATGAGGGACAACAGAGACCTGACTGTTTTCACCAGCTGGGACCCGAAAGACAG AGAGTTAACTGAGGAGCACCGGCGTCGCTCTCTGGAGGAGGAGTCGGTGTGGCTGAGGTTACGCTCTCTGACTCTTCGCCTCCTCGCCTCGCTGGCGCCGCTGGGACACTCGGCCTCGCAGCAAAACTCCGAGGTGACCAACGAGAACGGAGTCGGAGACAAGTCCTCGATCCTCAGCAGCCTGCTGTCGCAGCTCAACCAGACTCTACAGACCGCCGCTCAGATGGCAGAAAAACGCGTACAG TATCCATTCCTGGGACCCCCCTCGACCCGCCTGGCCCCGGCCCTGTCCAGCGGGAGCTGTCAGTGCCAGGCTGCAGCgctccagctgtctgtccaCATACAGGAGCTGGAGACTGTCGGACTCG ACGAGCCGTCGGAGCTCCAGACTCAGATCTGTAACGGTTTCCAATCATTAGTAGTTCAGCTTCAAG AAATTCTGAATAAATGCAAAGGAGATTTATTGGAAATGAAAGAGAGCAAATTAAAAACGCAGCCCTCCTTATTAGAAAACCTCATCTTCTTTGTCGAG ACGGTGTGCATAGTCTTGTGGATGGCTGGTCACTGTGCCAAGATCCTCCGACCACTCAAGACGAGtctacagaaaaagaagaagaagaagaaaaaggatgCGAACACGGCGATG CCAGCGGTGGTGTGTGGCTTCCAGGAGCTGACGGGGGGCTTGCAGGACCTGCTCACCCAGGCTCTGGAGCATATAAAGGGGCAGGAGACGGGCCTGACAGCCCTTAAACTGGCCAGTTTAAGCTTGGACGGATGCCCGGAG gaTGAAGCTGCGTTTATGAAGGCTGCTATGGACAAGGTGCAGAGCAGTTACCTGCGCTCTCTACAGGAGGTGGGAGATCTGCTCAAGAAGAGAGCGGAAACTATAAAGAACCTCAAGATCTGA